The following are encoded together in the Candidatus Tumulicola sp. genome:
- a CDS encoding DNA-3-methyladenine glycosylase I, translated as MDDLQRCSWARSDEMKRYHDLEWGVPVRDDRTLFEFLTLEGAQAGLSWETILRKRDRYRTVFNEFEPERVARMRSTTIEKILTDPGIVRNRAKVLSTVSNAKAFLEVAREHGSFAAFVWPFVGDRTQVNAPETSADLPVTSDEAIALSKALLSLGFKFVGPTICYSFMQAVGLVNDHLTSCFRFAELTDRSSAAVAGTRGRKGRRGAAAR; from the coding sequence ATGGACGATCTACAGCGCTGTAGCTGGGCGCGCAGCGACGAGATGAAGCGCTACCACGACCTGGAATGGGGCGTCCCGGTCCGCGACGATCGAACGCTGTTCGAGTTCCTTACGCTCGAAGGCGCGCAAGCCGGTTTGAGTTGGGAAACGATCTTGCGCAAACGCGACCGGTACCGCACCGTCTTCAACGAATTCGAACCCGAACGCGTCGCGCGTATGCGATCCACAACGATCGAGAAGATCCTCACCGATCCGGGTATCGTGCGCAATCGTGCCAAGGTGCTTTCGACCGTTTCGAATGCCAAGGCGTTTCTGGAGGTCGCACGCGAGCACGGTTCGTTTGCCGCCTTCGTTTGGCCGTTCGTCGGCGATCGCACGCAAGTCAACGCACCAGAAACATCGGCCGATCTACCCGTCACCAGCGACGAGGCGATCGCACTGAGCAAAGCGCTTCTTTCGCTTGGTTTCAAGTTCGTCGGTCCGACGATCTGTTATTCGTTCATGCAAGCCGTCGGGCTCGTCAACGACCACCTAACGTCGTGCTTTCGCTTTGCGGAGCTGACGGATCGATCGAGTGCAGCAGTTGCTGGTACGCGCGGGCGGAAAGGCCGCCGGGGCGCAGCGGCTCGATAA
- a CDS encoding alpha/beta fold hydrolase: MPTSWPRLERLLERDHAAVETNGRTIVRLHDGPRERVALLLHGLTATPAQFVRYADGLHARGYNVVVPRLPRHGHADRMSTSLERLRPDELLEAVAECVAVASELGSRVTIAGFSLGGLLTAWAAQRFDVERCVAIAPFLGIAWLPRALTPTLSALVLRLPNFFAWWDPIQRGRHTPEHGYPRYATHSIAYALNIASEVLRDAASSAPRAARILLVNNLSETSVNNRATRTLFDRWSERRPDAVEWETIRGLPLSHDIIEPLRPGGLSARAYQQLLHSIDPSAPQSESTTLGGR, translated from the coding sequence TTGCCCACCTCTTGGCCACGACTCGAACGCCTGTTGGAGCGCGATCACGCCGCCGTCGAAACGAACGGCCGTACGATCGTGCGACTGCACGACGGTCCGCGCGAGCGCGTGGCGTTGTTGCTCCACGGTCTCACCGCAACCCCGGCGCAGTTCGTACGTTATGCGGACGGCCTGCACGCGCGGGGTTATAACGTCGTTGTTCCGCGGCTGCCGCGCCACGGACACGCCGATCGCATGTCGACGTCGCTCGAACGGCTTCGCCCTGACGAATTGTTGGAGGCCGTCGCGGAGTGCGTCGCGGTCGCAAGCGAACTGGGGTCGCGCGTCACGATTGCGGGATTTTCGCTCGGCGGTTTATTGACCGCTTGGGCGGCGCAGCGGTTCGACGTCGAACGATGCGTTGCGATCGCACCGTTTCTCGGCATCGCGTGGCTTCCGCGTGCACTGACGCCGACGCTGAGCGCACTCGTCCTTCGCCTCCCGAATTTCTTCGCATGGTGGGATCCCATTCAGCGCGGCCGTCACACGCCGGAGCACGGATATCCGCGCTACGCGACGCACTCGATCGCGTACGCGTTGAACATCGCGTCGGAGGTTCTACGCGACGCGGCAAGTAGCGCCCCTCGAGCGGCGCGAATCCTTTTGGTGAACAACCTGAGCGAGACCAGCGTCAACAACCGTGCAACTCGAACGCTCTTCGACCGTTGGTCCGAGCGTCGTCCCGACGCGGTGGAATGGGAAACGATTCGCGGCTTGCCGCTATCGCACGATATTATCGAGCCGCTGCGCCCCGGCGGCCTTTCCGCCCGCGCGTACCAGCAACTGCTGCACTCGATCGATCCGTCAGCTCCGCAAAGCGAAAGCACGACGTTAGGTGGTCGTTGA